Within the Arthrobacter sp. V1I7 genome, the region GTGTCTGTCCGCTCTGAAGTGTCCGCCTTGCGCTCCGGCCGGCTGTGGCTTGCCCTGGCGGCCTGCGCCACGACGACCGGCGGAGTCCTCGCCGCCTATTCCTACATTTCGCCGCTGCTGACCGACCAGGCCGGCATCCCCGCCGGACTCGTTCCACTGGCCCTGACCGGTTTCGGCATTGGGTCCCTGGCCGGCTCGATCCTAGGCGGACGTTTTGGTGATGCCCACCCACACCTGACCACCATGGTGGCGCCCGCCGCCAGTACTGTCATCCTTCTCCTTATCTGGCTGCTCTCAGGACAGCCGGTGCTGACGGCAGCGCTGGTCGTGCTGCTGGGACTGTTCGGGCTGGCGGCCAATCCCGTGCTGGTTTCCCTGGCCGTGCGCTTCGCCGGCCAGGCGCCAACGCTCGGATCATCCCTCAGCGTCTCAGCCTTCAACATTGGAACAGCCGTGGGATCCTGGCTTGCAGGTTTGGCCCTAGTCACCCCGCTCGGAGCCACCGGACCCGCCATGGTCGGCACGGTCATCGCCGCGCTGGCCTTTATCCCCGCAGCAGCGCTTGCCGTAGCCGCACACCGGGCAACACCGACCGTTAGGGACCCCGGGGCCCGCTCTGCCGCTACGACAGCGGCCGACGCTGGTCCTCGCACCAACGTTCACGTCGGGAACTAAGGCCACCCCGAGGTCGAAACCCAGCAAGGCCACGCCCAAAACAGGAGAAAACATGTTTACCGTCAATGCTTACGCAGCACCGTCCGCCACCGGGGACCTGGTCCCTACGACCATCGAACGCCGGGACCTTGGCGCCCACGATGTCCTGATCGAGGTCAGGTACGCGGGCATCTGCCATTCCGACATCCACACCGTCCGCGGCGACTGGGGACCCCAGACCTACCCGCTGGTTCCCGGCCACGAGATCGCCGGCATCGTCACCGAAACCGGCTCCGCCGTCACCAAGCACCAGGTCGGCGACCGGGTCGGCATCGGCTGCATGGTCAACTCCTGCCGCGAGTGCGCCAACTGCCTGAAAGGCGAAGAGCAGTACTGCCTCAACGGAATGACCGGCACCTACGGGGCCGTCGACCGCGACGGCACCATCACCCAGGGCGGCTACTCCACCCACGCCGTCGTGACCGAAGACTTCGTCGTCAGCATCCCCGAGGGCCTCGGGCTCGACGTCGCCGCACCCCTGCTGTGCGCGGGGATCACCACGTACTCCCCGCTGCGGCACTGGGGTGCCGGCCCGGGCAAGAAAGTCGCCATCGTCGGGCTCGGCGGCCTGGGGCACATGGCCGTCAAGCTCGCCCACGCCATGGGCGCCGAGGTCACCGTCCTGTCCCAGTCGCTGAAAAAGCAGGAAGACGGGCTGCGCCTGGGCGCGGACCACTACTACGCCACGAGCGACGAGGGGACCTTCGAGACGCTCGCGGGGACCTTCGACCTGATCATCAACACCGTCAGCGCCACAATCGACATCAGCGCCTACCTGCAGCTGCTGACCCTCGACGGCGCCCTGGTCAACGTCGGAGCCCCCGCCGAACCGCTCCCGGTCAACGCGTTCGCCCTCATCATGGGACGCCGGTCCTTCGCAGGCTCCATGATCGGCGGAATTCGGCAAACCCAGGAAATGCTCGACTTCTGCGCCGAGCACCAGCTCGGAGCCGAGATCGAAGTCATCCCGGCCGGCAAGATCAACGACGCCTACGAACGAGTCCTGGCCTCGGACGTGCGCTACCGGTTTGTCATCGACGCATCCACCTTGAGCTAGAACGCCGCCCGCCTTAACGACAAAGGGTCCAATGGCTTTGCGCCGTTGGACCCTTTGTCGTGCGGGGAGAACTACATGTGCACGTGCAGGCGCCGGGCCGCTTCGGAGATGGAGCCGCTCAGCGAGGGGTACACCGTAAAGGTGCTGGCGACGTCGTCGACGTGCAGTTTCTGCTTCACCGCAATCGAGATCGCGAAGATCAGCTCGGAGGCGTTCGGACCCACCACGACGCCGCCGATCACGGTGCCGGAGCCCTTGCGGGCGAAGATCTTGACGAACCCGTCCTTGTGGTTGCGCATCTTGGCGCGGGCGTTGCTCTTCAGCGACAACTTGACGACGTCGCCCTGGTATTTGCCGGAGTCGATCTCGGCCTCGGACACGCCGACGGATGCGATTTCCGGTGAGGTGAAGATGTTGGACGCCACCTGGTGCAGCTTGATCGGCGTGACGCTGTCGCCCAGGAAGTGCGCGACGGCGATCCGGCCCTGCATCGCGGCCACGGACGCCAGGGCGAGCACGCCGGTGCAGTCACCGGCCGCGTAGATGTTCGGTGCGCTGGTGCGGGAGACGCCGTCGACCTTGATGTGGCCGCTCTCGGTGAGCGCAACGCCGGCCTCCTCGAGGCCGATCCCGGCGGTGTTCGGAATGGACCCGACGGCGACGAGGCAGTGGCTGCCGGTGACCTTCGAGCCGTCTCCGAGCGTGACCACGACGCCGTCCTCGGTGCGCTCCACCGTCTCGGCGCGGGCGCGCGAGAGCACCTTGACGCCGCGGCGTTCAAAGACAGCCTCAAGGACCTCGGCGGCATCCGTGTCGGAACCCGGCAGCACGCGGTCGCGGCTGGAAATCAGGGTCACTTTGGAGCCCAGGCCGTTGTACGCGGAGGCAAATTCGGCGCCGGTCACGCCGGACCCCACCACGATCAGTTCCTCGGGGAGTTCGTCCATGCTGTAGATCTGCGCCCAGTTCAGGATCCGCACGCCGTCCGGCCGCGCGCTGGGCAGTTCGCGCGGGTGGGCGCCGACTGTGAGCAGAATCGCATCCGCTTCAACCGTCTCGGTGCCGTCGACGGTGAGGACCTCGATGGTGTGGTTGTCCAACAACGTTCCGGAGCCGATCAGGATCCGGACGCCCTGGTGCTCCAGGCCGGCCCGGATGTCCTCGGACTGCTGGCGCGCCAGGCCCAGCAGGCGGTCGTTGATGTGTTTGAGGTCGGCCCGCATCACCGGCGCGAAGTCGCCGCCGTCGACGTCGAACTTGACGCCCAGCTCGCCGGCCTCCCCCACGCGGGTCATCAGGTCCGCCGTCGCAATTAGCGTTTTGGACGGCACGACGTCGGTCAGCACGGCGGAGCCGCCGAGGCCCGCGCGTTCAATGATAGTGACCGTCGCGCCCAGGGAGGCGGCGACCATCGCGGCTTCGTAGCCACCGGGCCCTCCGCCCAGGATTGTGATGCGGGGTGAGCTGAAATCGGGATGCGTAGTCACAAACAGCCATTGTCCACCATCCGGACCGGCGCACCAAGAAACCGGCCCGCATTCTGCCGTCCCCGCTGCTGGGCAGCATGACACCGGCGCGGTAGCTTGTACCAGTGAGTAATACAGAATTCCTGAACACGGATCCCTTCGACGCCGCCCGCGCCGCCGCCGACTACATCGCCGACGAGACGGGCGTCGATTCCCACGACGTGGCCCTCGTGCTCGGTTCGGGCTGGGCCGACGCCGCCGACCTGATCGGCGAGACCACCGCGACGCTGTCCGCGGCCGAGGTCCCGGGCTTCTCCGCGCCCTCGGTGACGGGCCATGTGGGCACCATCCGATCGGTGCTGACCAGGGAGGGGGGCAAGCGCGCCCTGGTCCTGGGCGCGCGGACCCACTACTACGAGGGCAAGGGCGTCCGCGCCGTGGTCCACGGCGTGCGCACCGCCGCGGCCGCCGGCTGCAAGACCCTCGTCCTGACCAACGGCTGCGGCGGGCTGAACGAGGACTGGACGCCGGGCACCCCGGTGCTGATCAGTGATCACATCAACCTCACCGCCACGTCCCCGCTCGAGGGCGCCACCTTCGTGGACCTGACAGACCTGTACTCCGCCCGCATCCGGGACCTCGCCCGTGAGGTCGACTCCTCCCTGGACCAGGGCGTCTACGCGCAGTTCACCGGACCGCATTACGAGACCCCCGCCGAGGTGCAGTACGCCAAGCGGATCGGAGCCGACCTGGTGGGCATGTCCACCGCGCTCGAAGCCATCGCCGGACGCCACGCCGGCTTGGAGGTCTTCGGCATTTCGCTCGTGACCAACCTCGCCGCCGGCATCAGCCCGGTGCCGCTAAGCCACGAGGAAGTCCTGGCAGCCGGCCACGCCGCGGGTCCCCGCATCTCCAAACTGCTTGCGGAGATCATCGCCAAGCTCTAGCCGGCATCGGCCGCTAGCCTGCACCTGTGACTAGCCTGCATCTGTGGCGAAAAAGTCCAGCGCCCGCTGCCTGTCGTCCGGGAAACGCCGTTCCATCGAATCGGCGATCCCGGCGATGGTCTGGCGCGCCAGGGCCTGCCGCCACACCAGCTCGGCCTGGCGCATGGTCTGTGAAATGAGACAGCTCCGGACGAAATTCGCTTCCGGATCTGCCTCCGGGCTGTTACCCAGGATCCCCTCGCAGCGGAACGCCGGCTCGGGTCCCTCCAGCGCCAGGACAACGTCCAGCACGGTGATGTGTTCCGGCCGGCGGGCCAGGTGGAAACCTCCCCGAGGACCGGAAACGGAAGTCATCACCCCGGCGCGGACCAGGGCCTGCAGCTGCTTGTTCAGGTAGGCGGCGGGGAGTTTGTAGTACTCGGCCAGCCGGGCGCTGTTGACCGCCTCTCCCGCCGGGGTCCAGGCCATGTTGACGCAACTGTGCACGGCCCACTCCACCCCACGGCCCATCTTCATATTCAAGACGTTACGTGTCCGGAAAAATGGGTGTCAAGGCTGGGCGGGCCGCGAGTGGACAGTTCGCTGCCGTGTGTTGGGCGTGAACATTGCCGTGTGGTGTGAATCCTTATCTGTCCTCAAGCGGGGTTCACAGCGATGTAGGTTCTGAACTAGGGCCGTCTCGGGACTCACGGAATCACTTGTGAATCATGTAAACCCAGTGAATGAAGGGAAACCCGCGAACCCCAAAGCTACTGGAGACGGCGAACTCCTTAACCTTCTTGGCGCGTCAGTGCCCTAGTCAACGAGGAGGCGCTGACGCTATCTGACGTCGGTGGTTAGAGATGAGCAATCTGGAAGCCACGGCAGTCTCAAATGCAGCCTCCTTGTCAGATCCAATAGGTCGGGTAGGCGGCTCCGCGAAGCTGAGACCCGAGTATTCCAAAACTGACGAGGATGCATGCGGCGATAGCGGAGCACACTACAAAGGAAACCTGTCCCGTCGTAGCCATGGTACCGATAACTGCGGTCGCGGCCGCCGGTGAATGAGGCATTCTCAACCATAACGTCGCCCCGAGGGCCAGGCCGCCCGCGATGGCAGCGGCCCAGA harbors:
- a CDS encoding Rrf2 family transcriptional regulator — its product is MKMGRGVEWAVHSCVNMAWTPAGEAVNSARLAEYYKLPAAYLNKQLQALVRAGVMTSVSGPRGGFHLARRPEHITVLDVVLALEGPEPAFRCEGILGNSPEADPEANFVRSCLISQTMRQAELVWRQALARQTIAGIADSMERRFPDDRQRALDFFATDAG
- a CDS encoding HPP family protein; amino-acid sequence: MGALVCLVLLGKLSGQLLLIPPMAASMALVAAAPQLPLSQPRSVIGGQVVSALIGVGTGLISHSIWAAAIAGGLALGATLWLRMPHSPAAATAVIGTMATTGQVSFVVCSAIAACILVSFGILGSQLRGAAYPTYWI
- a CDS encoding MFS transporter encodes the protein MQGEAPGTQSEVQPELDRRQSTRLPLVIYVLAVGTFLMLTTEFVVAGILPQIAGDFQVSVAQAGLLITVFAVGMVVGAPLMSMLTLRLPRRLTLIIALVVFAIGHVIVALGSNFEVLLLARFLTALATGAFWAVAAVVATQSADPAMGARAMGLVNAGGMLATVIGVPLGAFTGQLIGWRGTFWALAALALIVIAPIARHVPHEAQHYRGVSVRSEVSALRSGRLWLALAACATTTGGVLAAYSYISPLLTDQAGIPAGLVPLALTGFGIGSLAGSILGGRFGDAHPHLTTMVAPAASTVILLLIWLLSGQPVLTAALVVLLGLFGLAANPVLVSLAVRFAGQAPTLGSSLSVSAFNIGTAVGSWLAGLALVTPLGATGPAMVGTVIAALAFIPAAALAVAAHRATPTVRDPGARSAATTAADAGPRTNVHVGN
- a CDS encoding purine-nucleoside phosphorylase, whose amino-acid sequence is MSNTEFLNTDPFDAARAAADYIADETGVDSHDVALVLGSGWADAADLIGETTATLSAAEVPGFSAPSVTGHVGTIRSVLTREGGKRALVLGARTHYYEGKGVRAVVHGVRTAAAAGCKTLVLTNGCGGLNEDWTPGTPVLISDHINLTATSPLEGATFVDLTDLYSARIRDLAREVDSSLDQGVYAQFTGPHYETPAEVQYAKRIGADLVGMSTALEAIAGRHAGLEVFGISLVTNLAAGISPVPLSHEEVLAAGHAAGPRISKLLAEIIAKL
- a CDS encoding NAD(P)-dependent alcohol dehydrogenase, translated to MFTVNAYAAPSATGDLVPTTIERRDLGAHDVLIEVRYAGICHSDIHTVRGDWGPQTYPLVPGHEIAGIVTETGSAVTKHQVGDRVGIGCMVNSCRECANCLKGEEQYCLNGMTGTYGAVDRDGTITQGGYSTHAVVTEDFVVSIPEGLGLDVAAPLLCAGITTYSPLRHWGAGPGKKVAIVGLGGLGHMAVKLAHAMGAEVTVLSQSLKKQEDGLRLGADHYYATSDEGTFETLAGTFDLIINTVSATIDISAYLQLLTLDGALVNVGAPAEPLPVNAFALIMGRRSFAGSMIGGIRQTQEMLDFCAEHQLGAEIEVIPAGKINDAYERVLASDVRYRFVIDASTLS
- a CDS encoding NAD(P)H-quinone dehydrogenase; protein product: MTTHPDFSSPRITILGGGPGGYEAAMVAASLGATVTIIERAGLGGSAVLTDVVPSKTLIATADLMTRVGEAGELGVKFDVDGGDFAPVMRADLKHINDRLLGLARQQSEDIRAGLEHQGVRILIGSGTLLDNHTIEVLTVDGTETVEADAILLTVGAHPRELPSARPDGVRILNWAQIYSMDELPEELIVVGSGVTGAEFASAYNGLGSKVTLISSRDRVLPGSDTDAAEVLEAVFERRGVKVLSRARAETVERTEDGVVVTLGDGSKVTGSHCLVAVGSIPNTAGIGLEEAGVALTESGHIKVDGVSRTSAPNIYAAGDCTGVLALASVAAMQGRIAVAHFLGDSVTPIKLHQVASNIFTSPEIASVGVSEAEIDSGKYQGDVVKLSLKSNARAKMRNHKDGFVKIFARKGSGTVIGGVVVGPNASELIFAISIAVKQKLHVDDVASTFTVYPSLSGSISEAARRLHVHM